The Chryseobacterium aureum genome contains a region encoding:
- a CDS encoding DUF4403 family protein, whose product MKFVTILFLAVGINAFGQAGADNQLATYNFPKIKSSITMPVTIPLSELSNMINASVKDLVYQDDSYTDNNNDQFKVKVWKTRPIRLVGGTSQNLLIEVPLKIWAEKGIGTLGVYTYQNTTFETVMSFNTTVTFKNNWTITTNTQPNGFRWVTKPVLDYGRIQIPITPIVEKSLKEQQEKFCKTIDQQMATQLNFQQYALMAWNTFLQPFNISEEYNTWLKVSPVGVNITPLKFYGNQINATLGVDIYSETFTGNKPAASSPVTSVANFNSSPTVADKFILQTTANIPFTEASNMARNTFLNKEFDVRDSKVKVTDIRVYGLDNRVVIEAQTDGYIKGTSIISGIPVYDETKRKIVLSETKFKLKTTNILQKTASLLFQGKIVKMIEEEYGIPTQELEETSRKSIEEAFNKEYYKGLKMSGKVFNLKPSKILLSNTGITAVIDTNASLKLLVNGF is encoded by the coding sequence TTGAAATTCGTTACAATATTATTTTTAGCTGTAGGGATCAACGCTTTTGGTCAGGCTGGTGCAGATAATCAGCTGGCGACTTATAACTTCCCTAAGATCAAATCCAGCATTACAATGCCAGTGACCATTCCTCTTTCGGAACTTAGCAATATGATCAATGCTTCTGTAAAAGATCTGGTGTACCAGGATGATTCCTATACGGATAACAACAATGACCAGTTCAAAGTAAAAGTTTGGAAGACAAGACCTATCCGCCTGGTAGGAGGTACCAGCCAGAATTTACTGATTGAAGTTCCTTTAAAAATATGGGCAGAAAAAGGAATCGGTACTTTGGGAGTGTATACCTATCAGAATACCACTTTTGAAACCGTAATGTCTTTCAATACCACTGTTACTTTTAAAAATAACTGGACCATCACCACCAATACCCAGCCCAACGGTTTCAGATGGGTAACCAAACCTGTGCTGGATTATGGAAGAATACAGATTCCTATTACTCCCATTGTTGAAAAAAGCTTAAAGGAACAGCAGGAAAAATTCTGTAAAACAATTGACCAGCAAATGGCTACCCAGCTGAATTTCCAGCAATATGCCCTAATGGCCTGGAATACTTTTCTGCAGCCCTTCAATATTTCGGAAGAATATAATACCTGGCTGAAAGTAAGTCCGGTAGGCGTCAATATCACTCCTTTAAAATTTTATGGAAACCAGATCAATGCTACCCTTGGGGTGGATATCTATTCTGAAACTTTTACAGGCAATAAACCCGCAGCTTCTTCCCCTGTAACCAGTGTTGCTAATTTCAACTCAAGCCCTACCGTTGCTGATAAGTTTATTTTACAAACAACAGCCAATATTCCTTTTACTGAAGCAAGTAATATGGCAAGAAATACATTCCTGAACAAGGAGTTTGATGTACGCGACTCAAAAGTGAAAGTAACCGACATCAGAGTCTACGGTCTTGATAACAGAGTGGTTATTGAAGCCCAGACCGATGGTTATATCAAAGGAACTTCCATTATTTCTGGGATTCCGGTGTATGATGAAACCAAAAGAAAGATTGTTTTATCAGAAACCAAATTTAAGCTGAAAACAACCAATATTTTGCAAAAAACAGCTTCCCTCCTATTTCAGGGGAAAATCGTAAAAATGATTGAAGAGGAATACGGTATCCCTACTCAGGAACTGGAAGAGACCTCAAGGAAAAGTATAGAAGAAGCTTTCAACAAAGAATATTATAAAGGTTTAAAAATGAGCGGAAAAGTCTTCAATCTTAAACCCAGTAAAATTCTGCTCAGCAATACAGGCATTACAGCCGTTATTGATACAAATGCTTCATTAAAATTACTGGTCAACGGATTTTAA
- a CDS encoding RDD family protein produces MRKYLAVVDRHKASTGTRFLNYFLDRIFIQIIFYIFFFAFALFYSIVFGEVISEEDIDNNTSLAVSIIISYFFVFFAYFFFMEYYLGKTIAKYITGTKVISIDGNQPTSLQIAGRIFSRMVPFDSLSFFGENGWHDSWSDTRVINLKNYQAEIQAKSEIEALGKKEIA; encoded by the coding sequence ATGAGAAAATATCTAGCTGTTGTTGATAGGCATAAAGCGTCTACAGGTACAAGATTCCTTAATTATTTCCTTGATAGAATCTTTATTCAGATTATATTTTATATTTTTTTCTTTGCTTTTGCATTATTCTACTCCATTGTTTTTGGAGAAGTAATTAGCGAAGAAGATATTGATAACAATACAAGTCTAGCCGTATCTATCATTATTTCTTACTTTTTTGTATTTTTTGCTTATTTCTTTTTCATGGAATATTATTTAGGGAAGACCATTGCAAAGTACATTACCGGAACAAAAGTGATCAGTATAGATGGAAATCAACCTACATCACTACAAATAGCGGGACGCATATTTTCCCGAATGGTTCCTTTTGATTCTCTTTCTTTTTTTGGAGAAAACGGATGGCATGACAGCTGGAGTGATACCCGAGTTATTAACCTTAAAAATTATCAGGCTGAAATTCAAGCAAAAAGCGAAATAGAAGCTCTTGGAAAGAAAGAAATTGCCTAA
- a CDS encoding YMGG-like glycine zipper-containing protein codes for MKKIVLAGFLSVFLMTACKKDDSVAEKSLEAQKLEFQARQLEIEKQKLAIEKEKMVYEAQKKADSISESKKARIAAENNSRPKVIRETRTVYRDRSSNSSSGGSSNGSYANNGSGTSQGTTQKKGWSKAAKGTVIGTVGGAAAGALIAKKNRGLGAVIGGVVGGATGYTIGRSQDRKDGRVQPR; via the coding sequence ATGAAAAAGATAGTATTAGCAGGTTTTTTATCCGTCTTTTTAATGACGGCCTGCAAGAAAGATGACAGCGTTGCAGAAAAATCACTGGAAGCACAGAAGCTTGAATTTCAGGCCAGACAACTTGAAATAGAAAAACAAAAACTGGCTATAGAAAAGGAAAAAATGGTCTATGAAGCTCAGAAAAAAGCAGACAGTATATCAGAAAGTAAAAAAGCAAGAATTGCTGCTGAAAATAATTCAAGACCAAAGGTAATCAGAGAGACAAGAACAGTATACAGAGACAGAAGCTCAAATTCCAGTTCAGGAGGAAGCAGCAACGGAAGTTATGCCAATAACGGAAGTGGTACTTCACAGGGAACTACCCAGAAAAAAGGATGGAGTAAAGCCGCCAAAGGAACCGTTATCGGTACTGTAGGGGGTGCTGCTGCCGGAGCCCTTATTGCTAAGAAAAACAGAGGACTTGGAGCTGTAATTGGCGGTGTTGTAGGAGGAGCTACAGGATATACCATTGGTAGATCACAGGATAGAAAAGACGGAAGAGTACAACCCCGTTAA
- a CDS encoding LIC_10190 family membrane protein — MLLLLFSSIFITPTLMGWGKITENIWGFLFQGISGRILSGILGISLTWTLISFFIPLNITVEVPSLVLGLFFFFKDKLYQEFYQLSKNNVAFLSLSLLIILFTGSFYPYILDHFGYYIPTLKWLTEYGLIKGISNIDLTLGQMSLWHIFQAGFSNFSDPFLRINSILLIIYSIYIMERKSWIQLCFVPVLFLFSQSPSPDLPVIIFSLIILNEIIAGNQNTLLLFAFSVFVFAIKPTMIWIPVLVFLNSVFIFKNTIRPLFLGITILLLFFIKNIWVFGYPVFPIAIGDVGASWKPNPEVLKISSQFAIMKTYDMQFTYEEIQKFSAADYIKNWFSLKGIKSKINIIFILSLIIFSVFAWVKKKKMITLIWISLLIKSILILAFSAQYRFFLDVFFVIFFVLLYEYFDQKKSVVVFSALSIFFISILSFPEYIQQYIPSFRVGNFMTGFEEKQFYQPSTYRYQKFDTFKVGHFKFNVSHHYPYSFDTPIPAVSSSYILDYMKAGIFPQPSDQNDFRQGFIWKKMTPEEKKEAQKVIYSIKNDDQ, encoded by the coding sequence ATGTTATTACTTCTGTTTTCTTCAATTTTTATCACTCCAACCCTGATGGGCTGGGGAAAAATCACGGAAAATATATGGGGATTTTTATTTCAGGGAATCTCAGGAAGAATTTTATCCGGAATTTTGGGAATAAGCCTGACATGGACACTTATTTCTTTTTTCATTCCCTTAAATATCACAGTAGAAGTACCCTCCCTAGTATTGGGATTATTCTTTTTCTTTAAAGATAAACTGTATCAGGAATTCTATCAGTTGTCAAAAAATAATGTTGCATTCTTGAGTCTGAGTCTACTCATAATCCTCTTCACGGGTTCTTTTTATCCGTATATATTAGATCATTTCGGATATTATATCCCCACACTGAAATGGCTTACGGAATATGGTTTAATAAAAGGAATTTCAAATATAGACCTTACACTGGGACAAATGTCTCTTTGGCATATTTTCCAGGCTGGGTTTTCTAATTTCTCTGATCCGTTTTTGAGGATCAATTCCATATTGCTGATCATCTACAGCATATATATCATGGAAAGAAAAAGCTGGATCCAGCTTTGTTTTGTTCCTGTATTATTCCTGTTTTCACAGTCCCCAAGTCCTGATCTCCCTGTTATTATCTTTTCTTTAATTATTTTAAATGAAATTATAGCGGGAAACCAAAACACCCTGCTCCTTTTTGCATTTTCGGTTTTTGTATTTGCCATAAAACCTACAATGATATGGATTCCGGTATTGGTATTCCTAAACTCTGTCTTTATCTTCAAAAATACCATCAGACCCTTATTTTTAGGAATTACAATCCTTCTGCTTTTCTTCATAAAAAATATCTGGGTGTTCGGTTATCCAGTTTTTCCTATAGCGATAGGTGATGTAGGAGCATCCTGGAAACCCAATCCGGAAGTCCTAAAAATTTCATCACAATTTGCCATCATGAAAACCTATGATATGCAGTTTACCTATGAAGAAATTCAAAAATTCTCTGCGGCAGACTATATCAAAAACTGGTTTTCTTTGAAAGGCATCAAATCCAAAATCAATATCATTTTTATTCTAAGCTTAATTATTTTCTCAGTATTCGCATGGGTAAAAAAGAAAAAAATGATTACGCTGATCTGGATCTCACTGTTGATAAAAAGTATACTGATCCTTGCTTTTTCCGCTCAATACAGATTTTTTCTAGATGTTTTTTTTGTCATATTCTTTGTGTTGCTGTATGAATATTTTGATCAGAAAAAATCTGTTGTTGTCTTTTCAGCACTCAGTATATTCTTTATTTCCATATTATCATTTCCTGAATATATCCAACAATACATTCCAAGCTTCAGGGTGGGAAACTTTATGACAGGATTTGAAGAGAAACAGTTTTACCAGCCTTCCACCTACCGATATCAAAAGTTTGATACCTTTAAAGTCGGGCACTTTAAATTCAATGTCTCCCATCATTATCCTTACAGCTTTGACACCCCGATTCCTGCCGTTAGTTCAAGCTACATTTTGGATTACATGAAAGCAGGTATTTTCCCTCAGCCTTCAGACCAAAATGATTTCAGGCAAGGGTTTATCTGGAAAAAAATGACTCCGGAAGAGAAAAAGGAAGCCCAAAAAGTTATCTATAGTATCAAAAACGATGATCAATAG
- the aroC gene encoding chorismate synthase yields the protein MFNTLGNLLSLTTFGESHGVAYGGIINNFPAGLAVNLDQVQYELNRRKPGQSAIVTQRKESDTVKFLSGIFDGKTTGTPIGFIIENENQKSKDYDHIAGAYRPSHADFTYDQKFGFRDHRGGGKSSARETMNWVVAGALAKQLLPNIEINAYVSSVGDIFCEKPYQALDFSQTESNDVRCPDAETAEKMIARIKEIKKEGNTIGGTITCVIKNVPVGIGEPIFSKLQAELAKAMLNINACKGFEYGSGFCGAKMTGKEHNDAFNTDFTTKSNLSGGIQGGISNGMDIYFRVAFKPVATILRPQDSIDKDGNPVIVEGKGRHDPCVVPRAVPVVEALAAFVLADLFLINKTRNINHF from the coding sequence ATGTTCAACACATTAGGTAATCTTCTTAGTCTTACAACATTTGGAGAAAGTCACGGAGTGGCTTATGGCGGTATCATCAATAATTTTCCGGCAGGTTTAGCGGTAAATCTCGATCAGGTTCAGTACGAACTGAACCGAAGAAAACCCGGACAGTCAGCAATTGTTACACAAAGAAAAGAAAGCGACACCGTAAAGTTTCTTTCCGGAATCTTTGACGGAAAAACAACAGGTACCCCAATTGGTTTTATTATTGAAAACGAAAATCAGAAGTCGAAAGACTATGATCATATTGCTGGGGCATACCGCCCAAGCCATGCAGATTTCACCTATGACCAGAAATTTGGGTTCAGGGATCACCGCGGCGGTGGAAAATCTTCCGCAAGAGAAACCATGAACTGGGTAGTAGCAGGTGCGCTTGCCAAACAGCTTCTGCCTAACATTGAGATCAACGCTTACGTATCTTCCGTAGGTGATATTTTCTGCGAAAAACCTTATCAGGCGTTAGATTTTTCTCAAACGGAAAGCAATGACGTTCGTTGTCCGGATGCTGAGACCGCTGAAAAGATGATCGCAAGAATCAAAGAGATCAAGAAAGAAGGTAACACCATCGGAGGAACCATCACCTGTGTCATTAAAAACGTTCCTGTGGGAATCGGTGAGCCTATTTTTTCAAAACTTCAGGCGGAACTGGCAAAAGCAATGCTGAATATCAATGCCTGCAAAGGTTTTGAATATGGAAGCGGTTTCTGCGGTGCTAAAATGACAGGGAAAGAGCACAATGATGCCTTTAATACAGATTTTACTACAAAATCTAATCTTTCAGGCGGAATTCAGGGAGGAATATCTAATGGAATGGATATCTATTTCCGGGTAGCCTTCAAACCTGTAGCTACTATTCTGAGACCTCAGGACAGTATTGACAAAGACGGAAACCCTGTCATTGTAGAAGGAAAAGGACGTCATGACCCTTGCGTGGTTCCAAGAGCTGTTCCCGTAGTGGAAGCCCTGGCTGCATTTGTTCTGGCAGACCTGTTCCTGATCAACAAAACAAGAAATATCAATCATTTTTAA
- a CDS encoding thioredoxin family protein yields MKNYWDKGISFEEYLQIAKERLENPASQQEADYKQYYELGLQRMDRTVKKYVPDEDQLKELAAKNFDGKILIISEAWCGDASATVPALFRFFEGHNEVKVFLRDSDKSLINQFLTNGTESIPKVIILDKDLNVKNSWGPRPKYGYELLMKYKADPEAYPKDMFYNDLQIYYAKNRGKDAVQEILNLL; encoded by the coding sequence ATGAAAAATTACTGGGATAAAGGAATTTCATTTGAAGAATATCTTCAGATTGCAAAAGAAAGATTAGAGAATCCTGCCAGCCAGCAGGAAGCTGACTATAAACAATATTATGAGCTGGGTCTTCAGAGAATGGACAGAACGGTAAAAAAATACGTTCCGGATGAAGATCAGCTGAAAGAACTTGCGGCCAAAAACTTTGACGGAAAAATCCTGATCATTTCCGAAGCATGGTGTGGTGATGCCAGTGCAACAGTGCCTGCTCTTTTCAGATTTTTTGAAGGACATAATGAAGTAAAAGTTTTCCTGAGAGACAGTGATAAAAGCCTGATTAATCAGTTTCTGACCAACGGTACGGAATCTATTCCTAAAGTAATTATCCTTGACAAAGACCTGAATGTAAAAAATTCCTGGGGACCGCGTCCTAAGTACGGATATGAACTTCTGATGAAATATAAAGCTGATCCTGAAGCCTATCCAAAAGATATGTTCTATAATGATCTACAGATATATTATGCTAAAAACAGGGGAAAAGATGCTGTTCAGGAAATTTTGAACCTTCTATAA
- a CDS encoding TlpA family protein disulfide reductase, whose protein sequence is MKKNIIYLVIIAIIGIVLFVPGIRNSLKDAFFPVATVESAVHIGEEDYDIELKGINAPSTNLKNFKDKVIFLNFWGTWCPPCRKEWPSIQKLYDTRKDHVDFVLIAMNDKEEDVRKFLKENNYTVPVYIAQSPISGKLLPRVFPTTFLLDKHGRILIKEDASKDWNTETVHQFIDNIIK, encoded by the coding sequence ATGAAAAAAAATATCATTTATCTCGTTATAATCGCCATTATCGGTATAGTTCTATTTGTACCCGGGATAAGGAATTCCCTTAAGGATGCATTCTTTCCGGTAGCCACTGTTGAAAGTGCTGTTCACATAGGTGAAGAAGATTACGATATAGAACTTAAAGGGATCAATGCACCCAGCACCAACCTTAAAAACTTTAAAGACAAGGTGATTTTCCTTAATTTCTGGGGAACATGGTGCCCGCCATGCAGAAAAGAATGGCCCTCTATTCAGAAATTGTATGATACCAGAAAAGATCATGTAGATTTTGTACTGATTGCTATGAATGATAAGGAAGAGGATGTAAGGAAATTTTTAAAAGAAAATAACTATACTGTTCCTGTATACATTGCTCAAAGCCCCATTTCAGGCAAACTTCTTCCAAGGGTATTCCCTACCACTTTCCTTCTGGATAAGCACGGAAGAATCCTCATTAAAGAAGATGCTTCAAAAGACTGGAACACAGAGACTGTACATCAGTTCATTGACAATATTATCAAATAA
- a CDS encoding YkvA family protein: MKYSKLNIAKEAINHKGFIKKIPDIFRMVRMWRKGIYPMKSIDIILPLLGILYVLSPIDLLPEFVIPVLGVMDDLAVLSLTIPKLIKEVDKFLLWEAQQKYSGAQVIEAEIIK, from the coding sequence ATGAAATATTCAAAATTAAATATTGCAAAAGAAGCCATCAATCATAAGGGCTTTATAAAAAAGATCCCTGATATTTTCAGAATGGTCAGAATGTGGAGAAAGGGAATCTACCCCATGAAATCCATAGACATTATCCTTCCCTTACTTGGAATTTTATATGTGCTTTCTCCTATTGATCTGCTTCCTGAATTTGTGATACCGGTATTGGGAGTAATGGATGACCTGGCAGTACTGTCACTTACCATTCCTAAACTCATCAAAGAGGTAGACAAATTTTTATTGTGGGAAGCCCAGCAAAAATACAGCGGAGCCCAAGTCATTGAGGCTGAAATCATAAAATAA
- the pyrF gene encoding orotidine-5'-phosphate decarboxylase has product MESKKEFFLECYKLGIIKFGRFTLKSGIESPFYVDLRPLASDPKILKNLANYLLEMLPLDNFDLICGVPYAALPMATAMSLESYIPLIIKRKEAKSYGTKKLIEGIYQKGQNCLLVEDVITSGKSLLETIPEIEQEDLKVSDIVVVLDREQGGKQLLESKGYRVHTLFNISEVCSILQETGELSDEEVKRIQDFLQGNHIQFEEETRSSYEEKLQSVQHSVSKKLLETALAKKSNLIASADVTSTQELLELAEKVGPHVIALKTHIDIISDFEYEKTITPLKAIAAKHQFLLMEDRKFADIGNTQELQFTSGVFKITHWADFVTSQVIGGFESLDCFRNVGVVAIVGMSSKGALTTASYREEALKVALSHPNVIGGVSQNKIPEDLLLFTPGVNLADSGDGKGQQYNTPEHVFKTLHTDFIIVGRGIYQSNDPEASAITYKTEGWNAYINSLDKKTIQG; this is encoded by the coding sequence ATGGAAAGTAAAAAAGAATTCTTCCTAGAGTGCTACAAGCTAGGCATCATCAAATTCGGAAGGTTTACCCTGAAAAGCGGCATTGAAAGTCCTTTTTATGTAGACCTGAGACCTTTGGCTTCAGATCCTAAAATTTTAAAAAATCTGGCTAATTATTTATTGGAAATGCTTCCGTTAGATAATTTTGATTTAATCTGTGGAGTTCCTTACGCTGCTCTTCCAATGGCGACTGCAATGTCTCTGGAAAGCTATATTCCATTAATTATTAAAAGAAAAGAGGCTAAAAGCTACGGTACAAAGAAGCTGATTGAAGGTATTTACCAGAAAGGTCAAAACTGTCTTTTGGTAGAAGATGTCATTACTTCAGGAAAGTCTTTATTAGAAACCATTCCTGAGATAGAACAGGAAGATCTTAAAGTTTCTGATATTGTAGTGGTACTGGACAGGGAGCAGGGCGGAAAACAGCTTTTAGAAAGCAAAGGTTACCGGGTGCACACTCTTTTCAATATTTCAGAAGTATGCAGTATTCTTCAGGAAACCGGAGAGCTGTCTGATGAGGAGGTTAAAAGAATTCAGGATTTCCTTCAGGGGAATCATATCCAGTTTGAAGAAGAAACAAGATCTTCTTACGAGGAGAAACTTCAAAGCGTACAACATTCCGTTTCAAAAAAATTGCTGGAAACAGCTTTAGCAAAAAAATCAAACCTTATTGCATCTGCAGACGTTACAAGCACTCAGGAGCTCCTGGAACTTGCTGAAAAAGTAGGGCCGCACGTGATTGCTTTAAAAACGCATATCGATATCATTTCAGATTTTGAGTATGAAAAAACAATCACTCCATTAAAAGCCATTGCTGCCAAACATCAGTTTTTATTGATGGAAGACAGAAAATTTGCAGACATCGGAAATACACAGGAACTTCAGTTCACAAGCGGAGTCTTCAAAATTACCCACTGGGCAGATTTCGTGACTTCTCAGGTAATCGGAGGTTTTGAATCTTTAGACTGTTTCAGAAATGTAGGTGTGGTAGCCATTGTCGGAATGTCTTCCAAAGGAGCCCTTACCACAGCCAGCTATCGTGAAGAAGCTTTAAAAGTAGCTTTATCTCATCCGAACGTAATAGGCGGAGTATCCCAGAATAAAATTCCGGAAGACCTTTTATTATTCACTCCGGGGGTGAATCTTGCAGATTCCGGAGATGGTAAAGGACAGCAGTACAACACGCCGGAGCATGTTTTCAAAACACTGCACACCGATTTTATTATTGTAGGAAGAGGAATCTACCAATCCAATGATCCTGAAGCATCTGCCATCACTTATAAGACTGAAGGATGGAATGCCTATATTAATTCTTTGGATAAAAAAACAATTCAGGGTTAA